The genomic window AAATTCATTAATAAAGTTAAAAAATGTCTTTGAGGGGGAGGATGAAAATAACCATCTATGATGGAGCAAATACAATAGGTGGAAATAAAATTTATATAAAAGAGGGATATAATGGGATATTTTTAGATTTTGGAATGAATTTTGCCAATTACTCAAAATATTATGAGGAATATTTAAGTGAGAGATCTGCAAGAGGTATTTATGATTTGTGGCATCTCAATTTAATACCAAAACTAAATATTTACAGAAGTGATTTAATTCCCAAAGATTTAGGTATTTATAGGTATCCAAAAATTCCTATTAATGCTGTTTTAATAAGCCATGCTCATCTTGACCATGTTGGAAATGTTGCTATTCTCAATGAAGAAATTCCTATGGTTGGATCTTCAATAACAATGACAATTCTAAAGGCATTAAGAGATACTTCAACTGGCAAACACTTAGGGATAGATTTGCCTTACTATAGTATAAAAAAACCAAAAGATGAAAAGGGATATGTTCTTGAATCAGATAGAAAATCCCCCTACTGTTCAAGAAAAATTATTCTTACAGATGACAATAAAAATATTGAAGAATTTATCTTTTATAGACCTGGGCAGAACTCATCTAATAAAGTGAAGAAAATTAACCAAAATGAAGTTAAAATGCTATATGAAGAAGATTTTGGATTTGAAATTAAAGCATTTGAGGTGGATCATTCAATCTATGGGGCTGTTGGTTATATTGTTGAAGGTGATGTAAGTGTAGCATATACAGGGGATTTTAGGGAACATGGGAAAAATAAGGATAAAACAAAAAAATTTATTAAAGAGGCTAAAAATGCAAGTGTTTTAATTACTGAGGGAACGAGGGTTAATAGGGATAATGATGTCAATGTCAGTGAGGAGGATGTTTATAACAACTCTTTAAAAATCATTGAAAATGCTAAAGGGTTAGTTATTGCTGATTTTTCACCAAGAAATTTTGAAAGATTAGAAATTTTTAAAGAAATTGCTAAAAAAACTGGTAGGGAATTGGTTATAACTACAAAAGATGCATATTTCTTATGGGCTTTAAAAGAAGTGGATAAGATTGATATAATTGATGATGATGTAAAAATTTATGAAAATCTTAAAGCCACTCAATATAAGTGGGAAGAGGAGATTTTAGACATATATTGTAATTATATCATCTCTCCATTTGAAATTAGGAAAAATTGTGAGAACTATATTTTATGCTTCTCATTCTATGATATGCCACACCTATTGGATGTTAATCCAGATGGGGGGATTTATATCTACTCTTCAAGTGAGGCATTTGGGGAAGAGCAGGAGTTTAGCTTTTTAAGATTGTGGAATTGGCTTAAACACTTTAACTTTGAAATTTATGGTTTTAAAGTTGATGAAAATGGGAAACCAATATTTGAAAAAGGATTTCATACATCAGGGCATATTTCAAAAGAAGGGCTGAGGAGGGTTATTGAAAAGATAGATCCTGACTACATAATTCCAGTGCATACTGAAAATCCTGAATTATTCAGATGGGCTTTTGGAGAGAGAGTTGTTTTATTAAACAATGGAGAAAGTTTGGAGATTTAAAGTTAATGGCTAAAATTTAACTATATATTCCATAATACTCAATTACCTTATCCAAATATTTACTTGATTTATTAAATTTTCCTTCATAAAGATACTTTAATCCATTTTTATAACATTTTTTACATCCATAATCTCCTATTAAATTTTTTTGATTTATTAGCTCTACTACTTGTTGAATTATTCACTAACTGAGTACTACTCTAAACTCCCTAAAATTTAATAAACTGTGAAATTCCCAGTAGTTTGGGCTTCTATTATATAACCAACCACAATACCTATAACTTAACTTATAGTTTTTACAATATCTTTTATTTCCTCTATACTATCTAAACTTTCCCCTAAAAGACCTTTTTCTAATATCTCCCTTTTATTTGGAATAATTGCTATAACTCTATCTTTATTTATTTTATCCATTATCATATCTTTAATATTATCATCAACTTTATTTATTATGAAATAAACTTTCTTTCCCATATTTTTAGCCATCCTTTCAATCTCATTAGCTAATCTTATAGACTCATATGTTGGATCTATTACAACTAAAATTACATCAACATTCTCTTCTACCCCTCTCCCAAAATGTTCTATACCTGCTTCAGTATCTATTAAGACATAATCATAATCTAAATTTTTAATAAGCTCTTTTAGTAGAACCCCCATAGGACAAGCACAACCTTCCCCAAAATCTCTGATTTTTCCTACAGATATTAACATTAAATTTCCATCCTTTGAAGCAATACTATCAACATCTATATCTTTTAATATTTCACTAATATTATTCATATTCTTTTTTAAAACCTTTCTACCTCCTATAATATCAATTATATCTTTTGGCTTTTCCAAACCTAAGAGTCTGTGTAAGCTTATATTTGATTCATCCCCATCAATGACCAAAACTTTTTTATTCTTAGATAACTCTTTAGCTAATAAAGCTGTTACTGTTGATTTTCCACAACCTCCTTTTCCACATATTGAAATTTTCATTATTTCACCTTAAGAGGATGAGATCTATGTTATATATTGTTGGTTTAGGTAGTGGGGAGAGGTATCTAACTAAAGAAGCTGAAGAAATATTAAATAATGTAGATTTAATAGTTTGTTATAAGGGGTATAAAAAATATATTGAAAAATTTAATAAGCCAACTTACACTTCAGGAATGACTAAAGAGATAGATAGAGTGGAAAAAGCATTAAGTGAGGCTAAAAATAAAGATGTGGCTTTAGTTTCTACAGGAGATCCAAATGTTTACGGATTAGCTAGTTTAGCCTATGAATTAAATTATATAAAAAACTATAATGTTAAAATAAAAGTTATTCCTGGTATCACAGCTTGTTTATTAGCAGCTTCTATTTTAGGGTCTCCTTTGCATGATTTTGTTGTAATAAGTTTTAGTGATCTCTTAACACCTTTGGATAAAATATTAAAAAGATTTAAATTAGCATTAGAAGGAGATTATGTTATCTGTATATATAACCCATTAAGTAAGAGAAGGAAAGAACCTTTTTTAAAAGCAGTAGAAATCATGAGAGAGTTTAATAAAAATTATATTATTGGTATAGTAAAAAATGCTGGTAGAGAAAATGAGGAGAAGAGAATTACTGATTTTAAAGATCTCTATAAAAATTTAAATGAATATTTAGAATATATAGATATGAACACAATTATAATTATTGGGAACAGTGAAACTTATGTAATAGATAATAAAATGATCACTCCAAGGGGTTATTTAAATAAATATAAAGTGATACCATGTTACAAAAAATAAGGGAAGAGTTGAACAGTTATTTCTTAGAAAGAAGGGAAGAGATAGATATAGCATTAACATCTATATTAGCTGGAGAACACACACTTTTCCTAGGACCTCCAGGGACTGCTAAATCACAGTTAATAAGGGCAATAGCTGAGCACATAAATGCTAATTATTTTGAGAAACTAATAACAAGATTTACTACAGAAGATGAGATATTTGGCCCTTTAAGTATAAAAGAGTTAAAAGAAAATGATAGATATGTAAGAAAAACAGAGGGATATTTGCCAAAGGCTGAGGTAGCATTTTTAGATGAGATATTTAAAGCTAACAGCTCAATTTTAAATTCACTTTTATCTATAATTAATGAAAGAATTTATCATAATGGGGATAAAATAGAGAAAGTTCCTTTAATAAGCCTTTTCTCTGCATCTAATGAGCTCCCTGAAGAGTCAGAGTTATTAGCTTTTTATGATAGATTTTTATTCAGAAAAATTGTTAGGGGGATTAGAGGATATAATAATTTGATAAGACTCTTAGATTTAGAGGATTATAAGGCAAAAACTAAAATTGAAATAGATGAGCTAAAAGAATTGCAAAAAGAAGCTATGGATGTGAAGATAGACAATATAAAAGAAGATATTATAAAAATAAAATTATCTTTGGAAGGAGAAGGGATAAATATATCAGATAGAAGATTAAAAAAAGCTGTTAAAGCTATAAAATGTTATTCTTACTTAAATGGGAAGGAAAAAGCTGAAATAGAAGATTTAGAAATTTTAAGATTTATATTTTGGAATGAACCAGAAGAATTTTATAAAACATCTATAGAAATTTTTAAAATATCTAATCATTTTTCTGGATATGCATTTGAACAGAGAGAGATATTAAATAGCTTAGTAAATGAATTAAAAAATATTGACAAAGAGAGAATAAAGTTAGGGGGAGTAGAGTATAGAAAATGCTTGGAGATACTTGGAAAGTTAAATAGTATGGTTTTAACATTAAAAGAAGTTAGGGCTAAGGCTATTGATGAGAATAAGCCACATCAATACATAGATGATACAATAGAGGAAATATACAGTTTTAAGAAATATGTTGAAGAGCTTTTAAAGTGATAAAAAATGAAAAATGTTATAAAACATGATGCATTTGATAAAAAAGCATTTGAAAGGTTTTTAAATAGTAACAAATATTTTCAAAAACTTTTAAGTTATTATTCTCATTTGCACCCTATACATGAGAAGCTATCAGAGGATATTTTTTATGCATTTTTTAAATATGTTGTAGAGTTTAATGAGGCTGTTGAAGAGAAATTTAGGATAAATAAAGCTATATTAAAAGGATTAATAAAGAATATAGAGTATGAAAAAATAAGGCTCTTAACTGAGCTGGATGAAACTAATGCTGGAATAGCTACTGTTATACTCTGTGAAGAAATATTTAAGAATTTTAAAAAATTTAATGGTAGTGCATCTGATTTGGTTAGGGAAATTTTAAAGCAAAATTCAAAGAACATTTTAGAAATTATTGAGGGGATAAATTCATTTGGATTTGGAAAAGGGGAAAAAAATTATAATGATCCAGAAGATAAGCTAAAACTGGCAAATAGAATATTACAAGATAAAAAATTATTAAAGATTATAAAAAAGCTTGGAAAATTAAAACTATTGGCTATAAATACATATAAAAATAATGTAAAACAGCAGTTATCTGAAGTATATTCAGTAAGCTTAGGAAATGAGATAAAATACCTCCTACCAAAAGAAATTGCTTATCTTTCAGATGAAATTTTATATTATGAATTTATTAGAAGATTTATAGAAAAAAAGCTATTAAACTATTCTTTAATAAGCTATAAAGACAGTGAGGGGGCTATAATAGTTTGTTTAGATCATAGTGGATCAATGTTTGGAGAGAAAGAGATATGGGCTAAAGCAGTGGTTTTATCATTAATAGAGATAGCTAAAAGAAAAAAGAGAAAGATTTATTATATAGCTTTTGATGATGATGTTAGGTTTGAGAAAGAAATAGATCCTAAGAATATAAAATATGAAGATGTTATTGAAATAGCTTCTGTGTTTTATGGTGGAGGAACAAACTTTGAAAAGCCAATATCAAGAGCTATGGATGTTATTAAAGAAAAATATATGGATGCTGATATCCTATTAATAACTGATGGATTTGCTGAAGTTAGTGATGAGTTTGTAGAAAAACTTAAAGAGTTTAAAGAAAATTATAAAGTAAAGTTGATGTCTGTTTTTATTGAAATCTTTCCTACTGAAACATTGAAGAGAATATCTGATAAGAATGTTAAAGTTTATGAATTAGTTGATGATGAAGCTAAGAAAATATATAAGCTTTTATAGGAGGTGATGGGTTTGATAGAAATAAATGAAAGATTCTGTAAAGGATGTTACATATGTATCTTTGTATGTCCAAAAAAAGTTTTTGAAAAATCAGATAAGTTAAATAAAAAGGGTATTTACCCACCTATAGCAAAGTATCCTGAGAAGTGTAGTAGATGTAACCTCTGTGTTTTACAATGCCCAGATCAGGCAATATCAATAGAGTGATCTTATGTTATGTTCATGTGGAAAAGTGGCAGTTTATTATCAGAGATATGCTAATAAATATTTGTGTGAAGAGTGTTTTAAAAAATCAGTTGAAAAGAGGGTGAAGAAGACTATAAAAGATGTTATAAGAAATAATGTAAAGATAGCTATAGCCATTAGTGGAGGAAAAGATAGCTTAGTTATGGCAAAATTATTAAAAAACTTATTTAAAAACATTCCAAACTGTAAATTAACATGCTTTTTTGTTAATGAAGGTATAAGAGGATTTAGAGATAAGGCTATTAAATATGTTAAAGAGTTCTGCAAAAGAGAAGAGCTAGATTTGAAAATTATATCTTTTAAAGAGGAAATTGGTTATAACTTAGATGAAATTTTGGAGCATAAGGATAAGTTAAATATTGGAAAACCCTGCTCTTTTTGTGGGGTTTTAAGGAGGTATATATTAAATAAATATGCTTTAGGTTATGATTACTTAGCCATTGGACATAATTTAGATGACATGGCGCAAACAATACTTATGAACTATGTAGAGGGAAATATAAAAAATATTGTTCACTTTGGTAAGGATATAGAAGATAAAAAATTTGTTAAAAGAATTAGACCATTAAAATACATTCCTGAAGAGGAAGTTAAACTGTATGCTGACATTGAAGGGATAGTATACCAATCTGAACCTTGCCCATATTCATCTTTATCTTACAGACACAGAATGAAGGAAGTTATTAAAACATTAGAAAATATTGATCCAAAGGTTAAGTTTAGTATAGTTAAAGGATATGAGCGGTTATTAAATTATATCTGTTATAAAGAGGAAATTAAAAGATGTAAAATATGTGGATTTCCATCAAATAATGAAATATGTAAAGTCTGTTCTTGGCTTAAGGTGATTGAAAATGGATTTAGATGAGTATAAGAAACTAAAGAAAAAGGTTATGGAAAAATTGAAAATTGATGAACAAACATTGGATAAGATGATTGATGAAAAATACAATGAATATGGAGGAATATTATTAAAAACTGGAATACTATATTTAATAGCAAAAGAGCATGGAATTGATTTAAAAGAGGAAGAATTTTTAATAAAAGATATAAAAGAAGGGATGATTGTTGATATTATTGGTGTTGTTAGAAAAGTTTATGATGTGAAGGAGTATGATGGTAAAAAAGTAAGAAAAATAATAATAGCTGATAAATCTGGATCAATAACTGTAAGTTTATGGAATGAATTGGCAGACATTGAAATAAAGGAGGGAGATGTAATAAGATTAAAAAGGGTTAAAGCAAGGAAATGGAATAAAAGATTAGAACTTACATCTTTACCAGAGACAGAGATAGAGATTTTAGAAGATTATAAAATAGAATTACCTGAATATAAAATCTCTGATCTCATCCCAGGAATGGTTGTTGAGTTAGAGGGGGAAGTAGTTTTAGCCTTCCCTGTAAAGGAGTTTGAAAAGGATAATAAAAAGTTAAAATTAAAGTCTTTTAATTTAAGAGATGAGACTGGAGTAATAAGAGTTGTTTTATGGAATGAACTAACTGAAATAGATGTTAGGAGAGGAGATTTTGTTAAAGTAAAAGGAGTGGTAAAAGAGGGTTACTATGGAGGTTTAGAGATAGTAGCTGATGAGGTAGAAATTATTGAAAGAGGAGAGAAAATTGAAAGTGAAGTGGTAAATATAAAGGATCTTCATAACTATGAAAATGAAATTGTCTCAGTTAGAGGAAAAGTTTTAGCTTTAGGGAATAAAAAGATTGTTAATATTGATGGGAAAAGAAATAAGGTTCAAGAGATACTGTTAGATGATGGTAGTGGAAAAGTTAAGATAACTTTTTGGAAAGGATTGATAAATCTTTTAGAAAATATAAAAGAAGGAGATATAATAAAGGTTACTAATTGTAAAGTTAAATCTTACATTGATAGAGAGGGAAATATAAGATATGACCTTATAGCCACAATAGATTCAGAAGTTATAAAAGAAGGAGAAAGTGAATATAAAATAAAATTCGTTAAAATAAAAGATATTGTAAATAAAGAAGTAGATTGGGAAGATATAAACTTAATAGCAATAGTTGTTGACATAACTGAGCATGAGTTTGATGGGAGAAAGGTTAAAAATATTTTATTAGAGGATGACACAGGGAGAATAAGGTTATCTATTTGGGAGGATTTAGATATAGATATAGAAGAAGGAGATTTTATAAAAGTGTATCATGCATATGCAAAAGAGAGGGATGATTATATAGACCTCTATTTGGGAAGATTTGGAAGGATAGAGAAGAGTGATGAAAGAGTAATAAAAAGAAAGTTTATAGCTGATCTCCTACCTGGAGATAAAGTTGAGATAAGGGGAACAATAGTTGAGGTTTTAAATGAAGAACCATTTATTTACATGTGTCCAAACTGTAGGAAGATTATAACAGAGGAGGTATGTGAAGACTGTAAAGTAGAGGCTGAAAAGGTTTTAAGGTTAAATGTTATTTTAGATGATGGTACAGGGGTTATTACATGCAGACTGTATAATAAAAAGGTTGAAAGGCTATTAAAAATCTTTAATGTTTTAATAGAAAACTTCAAAGAGAAATTATTAGGAGAGGAGATTATATTTTATGGTAATGTTAAAGATCAATTTATTGTTAGGGCATTAAAACCTGTTAATGTTGATGAAGAAATTAAAATTTTGAGTGGGATAAAAGATGAAAGTTGATATTCATGTTCATTCAATTAATAGTAAATGTTCTTTAAATCCAAAATCATTATTAAGAAAGATGTGTAAGAAATATAACCTCATACCTGCTGTATGTGATCATAATAAACTGACTAAGTTAGATTTTGCTATACCTGGAGAGGAAGTAGCTACAAACAGGGGAGAGTTTTTAGCTCTTTTTATAGAAGAAGAAATACCAGGAAATTTAGACATATTTGAAGCTTTAGATCAAGTTAAAGAGCAGGGAGGTTTAATCTGTATACCACATCCATTTGATAGTAAGAGAAAGAGAAGCCTTATAAAGTTTAATATTCTTGAAGATAGGGAGTTTTTAAGATATGTAGATATTGTAGAGGTGTTTAACAGTAGATGTAGAAGCTTAGAGCCTAATATAAAAGCTTTTGAATATGCTATAAAATATAACTTCCCAATGGGTTTTGGTAGTGATGCTCATTTTATTTGGGAGCTCAATAATGCATATATAAATTTTCCTGAATTAAATATAGATAAACCTTCTGAGATTTCTCCAAAAGAATTTTTAAATTTATTGGAAATTAGAACAAAAGAATTTTTAAAAGAAAAAATTGATCTTTTTAAAAACCCTTGGAAAGGAAAGAATCATTATGGTGCTTTAGGGGATAGAAAGAACATTGAGATTTACAGCAAACTACTTAAAAAGGTTAGGAAGATATTAAATATATAGAGAGGTTGTTGAAAAATTTAGTTAATTGAATTTAAAGTAATATCCTTTGTTGTCATTGGGATAAAGTTGTATTTTTTAGCATGCTCAATACATTTTTTGGTCATCTCAATATCATTAACATAATCTAATGTTAGAATAACTAAGTGATATTTTTCCTTTAAATTTTTTAATCTCTCACTTTGGGCATTTATCCAATTTAGATCACTACCTTCCCAATAATATGCCTTCTTATTTTTGAAATCATAGTGTGTTGTGAAATCCTCAAAAAGAACTCCATCTATGTATGGGGCAGTTTTTTCAATAATCTCAAAACCTCTATTTTGGATGATTATAATATCTGGATTTTCTTCTCTAATTTTTTTGATTAATTCAATAACCTCATTTTTTTGATTTGTATAGATTGCACTATCAACTGTATCTAAAAACACTCCATCAAATCCCATATTTTTAAACTTTTTAACTTCATTTAAAATTATCTTTTGCCATATTGGAGATGAGATATTTATATAATAAGAGTTCCAATTTTGATTTTTTCCAATAATTATTTTTTGGCATTCTTTAAAATAAGGTCTATCTTTGCTAACCTCTCCTATGCTTAGATAGGCAATAACCTTTATATTTGGATTTAATAACTTTAATTTTTGAATGTCTTCTTTTTTGTAGTTGTATGGCTCTATAATAACTAAATCATACTTTGAAAGTTTTTCTATATTATCTGAGCCGTAATAAACCCAAAAATTGTTGATGTTTAATTTATTATTTATATTTGGTTTATCATCGGCAATTTTGGTATTATTTAAACATCCACAAAATAAAATTAAAAATAAAAAAGTAAGTAAAAATTTTCTCACTATTTCACCTTTTTTCTTAATATTATTAATGGAATTGCTATTAATGTTAATATTACTGCTCCTAAGGGAATTGGGGTTTTTGTTGTGGGAGTGGAAATTGTTATATTCTCTAACTTATAATATACTGAATAATTAGCTGTATTAAGATTTTCTCCCTCCAATTTAAGAATATTACTTCCATCATTTAAATACTTGGTTATATCTAAAGATTTTCTTTTTTTATAATGTCCTGAACCATCATTGGAATCACCTATGGTATAAATTAAATTATCATTTAAATATAAATAAACTTTCATATTTTCATTAATATTTCCATAATGTATAAAATTTAACGTATATTTTTGATTTTTAACTTTATTTATGGTAAATGATATATTTTTCATTTTTTGTTTTTTTGTTACATTTAAACTTCCTAAATTTAAAGCTTCTCCATAAATTGCACTAATTAATAGTAGAATCCCAACTAAAATAATCATTTTTTTAAGCATATTTCTCACTATATCAATCCTATAATAAATAAGTAATATTTAAATTTATTAAAATATATAATAAAATTTTTATTCTTAAATTCTATCATTATTAATAATGATAAATCTTAGGTGAAGGTATGAAAACACTTGCTAGGAAAAAGTGTATTCATGTTTTTTTAGCATATACTGGAGGATGCAATGGTTGTGATATAGAAGTAGTTAATGCAGTTCTTTCACCTTATTATGATGCTGAGCAGTATAATGTGTTTCTCACATTTAATCCAAGGGAGGCTGATATATTAATTGTTTCTGGATGTGTAACATTAGCTAATTTAAAACCTCTAAAAGAGATTTATAAGAAAATACCTGAGCCAAAGGCTGTAGTAGCTGTAGGATCTTGTGCTCTTATGGGTGGGGTTTATAAGAATATTTATGGAGATCTTGGACCATCAGAGTTTGTTGTAGCTCCTGTTGATAAAGTTATTCCAGTGGATGTTAAAGTTCCTGGCTGTGCCCCAAGGCCTGAAGATATAATTGCAGGGATAGTTAAAGCCATACCAAAAATATTAGGGGAGAGAAAATGAAAGAACTTTCTGCATTAGCCATTCCAATTTTAGCTTTTGCTATCTCAACATATATTCCTGGAATTCAGAGGAAAATAGAGGCAAGAATACAGCAAAGAATAGGACCTTCAATACTGTCTCCAGGATTTTGGGCATTCTTTAAATTTATATTTAAAGAAACACAAACACCTGATGCTAAATTGTATAAGTTATATAATAACCTGCCTCTACTTTCTATAGCTGTTTTATCAGCTATATTGATAGTTATTTCATTAAACAATTTTTTAGCTAACCTCATATTTATAGTAGGATTGTTAAAGATAGAAGAGATGATGTACATCATTCTTGGCTCACTTTCTAACTCTATTATGGGTTGTAATATGCCTTTTGAAGATGATTGCAAAGGAGCAAAGTTTATAAATGTTATAAAATATTCATTAGAACAGCTCTCAGCCATTAGAAACTTTAAACTAATAACTATTGGATCATTTCCATTTTATTTATCATTGTTTTTACCATTTGTTAATAGTAAGAGTATATTTATAAATGATCTCTCAGGAGTTTTCTTATTCTCTTTATCAGGAGTGTTCGGAGCTGTTTGTTATTTTATTGGTTATTTAATAATGATAAAAGAGTATCCATTCTCTATTAGCCATACAAAAGCTGATGTTATTGAAGGGGCTACATTAGAACTAATGGGAAAATATAGAGCTTTTTATTTAGCTCTAACTGAGTTACTAATGATAACTTTAGGAATATTATTTGCTGTACTATATTTGAACATAATTCCTAACATTGAACAACCAATAACTATTCTTGAAAGTTTTGCCATAGCTATAATCTTTCCAATATTAGCTGCAGTAG from Methanocaldococcus villosus KIN24-T80 includes these protein-coding regions:
- a CDS encoding NADH-quinone oxidoreductase subunit B family protein — protein: MKTLARKKCIHVFLAYTGGCNGCDIEVVNAVLSPYYDAEQYNVFLTFNPREADILIVSGCVTLANLKPLKEIYKKIPEPKAVVAVGSCALMGGVYKNIYGDLGPSEFVVAPVDKVIPVDVKVPGCAPRPEDIIAGIVKAIPKILGERK
- a CDS encoding respiratory chain complex I subunit 1 family protein; translation: MKELSALAIPILAFAISTYIPGIQRKIEARIQQRIGPSILSPGFWAFFKFIFKETQTPDAKLYKLYNNLPLLSIAVLSAILIVISLNNFLANLIFIVGLLKIEEMMYIILGSLSNSIMGCNMPFEDDCKGAKFINVIKYSLEQLSAIRNFKLITIGSFPFYLSLFLPFVNSKSIFINDLSGVFLFSLSGVFGAVCYFIGYLIMIKEYPFSISHTKADVIEGATLELMGKYRAFYLALTELLMITLGILFAVLYLNIIPNIEQPITILESFAIAIIFPILAAVVRAFSPLLLFKHIYPISYMATLIGVVGFILALLGW